The window CTACCCCACTGTTCGATAAGATCAATCTCTCTGAAAACACGTGCTAAAACGCGGTTCCGAAGCTTGGAAACACCCTGACGGATATCATCAAACGTTAACCCCGGCAGCAGAATTCCGGGGTTTTCAATTTCAATCCGGTCGTCAAAAAAAGAAACCCTGATGGGAGCGCCTTTCTGGGAGTAGTCGGCATGAACAACCGCATTTACTAAGACTTCACGGAGGATCGACAGGGGAATGCTCCAGACATCCCGCCGGTGCAATTGAGAGAGGTCGGCACCTTGCAATGCATGCTTTTTCAGGAAATCCATGGCTCGTTCTACTGCAACCGGAAGGTGATCGTAAATTTCCGCGTGATCAAATATTTGACTTTTGGTTTTGCCGATAAAGCGTCCGCATTGAATCCACGCATCGGGAAAAACCGCCGCGCGTTGCTTGCCAAACAACAGGACGCCCCCCACGGTGGGAACCAGACGCCCTTGATGTTTTATGACGAGACGCAGTGTTTCCAAATCTTTTTTCAGCAGTTTGCGGTGCCTTGAAAAACATGAGACTGCCCCCTGAAAATCGAGGTCATCAATCTCCATTTCAGGGAGAGATTGTTCATCAAATGCTGCACCCAAGGCGCTTCTAAGCAGTTCCTGAATCAAATCAACATCTGCCTGACGATTGGTGGAACCGAGCCGAACATACACCCCCTGCATCGGGCCTTCGCGTTTCAGCCAGTGTGGCCGGGAGCCACTGGGATACACTTCTACCGCCAGCAAGGTTTTGTCCTGCCAAGCAATCAATTCCACATTGGGTGCAAGTCGCGGCTCAATGCTGTCGGCAATCAGACTGCATAACCGTTCCTCTTCATCCAGCGGATTCTCAAGTCCGAGTACATTTTTTGTGACATCCTCGATACCTATCAGCAAAACGCCGCCTGCGGTGTTGGCAAAGGCTGTCAAGGTTTTCAGTATATTTCGGGGAGACCTGAGATCACGCTTGAACTCAAGCGTTTTGCCCTCATCGCGTCCGATCAGTTGGTTAATATTCATCATGGTCGAATCCCTCTTAAATAAAATATTCATGACGGCACACCGTCACAAATAAGGACGAAAATTGGCGGTACGCGCTCCATCGCGTCCGTGGCAATTCCCTAAAAAATAACGAATTATAAATCACCAAGTTATGTACGCATTTTCAGGTGAAATTTAAAATGTGAACCCGTCCCCGATTGCCCTTGCAACTATCGGAACTCATAGACAAACAAGTACCTAAGAAAAATTCCTAACAAAACGGCTACAGGTGAATGATTTCCACGTCTCCCCATTTTGAACGCAAATATTCGGCGATGAGCCGGCGATGGCATTGCAACGGCTTTTCCTCGCTGCACTTTTCTCCAACTCAACACAGAGGCGATAATTTTCATTTCTGCCATTCTCCTTGTCAACCATTTCTTCCAACGTCCTGACCTGTGCAAGTTTATCCCTCAATTCCCTGCTACAATCATCGTCGGCGGCTGAAGACAGGGCGCTTCGCTTTGCCACAGAGATTTTTTCTATGCTTTTGGAGTAACGACGAAAATTGACAAACACGTCTCTTGCAGCCATTAAATTTTCAACGCCAAGTAATTTATGAAGAAGATCCCTGCGGTTAGCCGGTGTTTGGGTAAGGAACTCACCCAGTTCTTCTTCTTTAAGAAAATATCCGACTTTCCATTGATGAAAATTAAGATCAGGAAGCGCTGATCTTTCAGTTGGATGCCATACTTTATCTGTGAAAAGTTC of the Syntrophales bacterium genome contains:
- a CDS encoding helix-turn-helix domain-containing protein, with amino-acid sequence MMNINQLIGRDEGKTLEFKRDLRSPRNILKTLTAFANTAGGVLLIGIEDVTKNVLGLENPLDEEERLCSLIADSIEPRLAPNVELIAWQDKTLLAVEVYPSGSRPHWLKREGPMQGVYVRLGSTNRQADVDLIQELLRSALGAAFDEQSLPEMEIDDLDFQGAVSCFSRHRKLLKKDLETLRLVIKHQGRLVPTVGGVLLFGKQRAAVFPDAWIQCGRFIGKTKSQIFDHAEIYDHLPVAVERAMDFLKKHALQGADLSQLHRRDVWSIPLSILREVLVNAVVHADYSQKGAPIRVSFFDDRIEIENPGILLPGLTFDDIRQGVSKLRNRVLARVFREIDLIEQWGSGILRIFEEAQQFGLPEPQMVEIGMRIRFTVYFAQPLALNGASSPPLSKTEPTEQVTEQVTEQVQRLLLCLQRQPLAVREIMQFLKLNHRPTLLYDYLKPAIEGGFVEMTQPDSPKSPTQKYRLTKKGR
- a CDS encoding AAA family ATPase is translated as MRLKHLVVKNIGVFAGSRRFDFDDNLTVIYGKNFSGKSTLARALYFTLCGKILTTGVTSKAVVSDGINSGTVGLTYTVRDSLYRLYRSTKGDILEELFTDKVWHPTERSALPDLNFHQWKVGYFLKEEELGEFLTQTPANRRDLLHKLLGVENLMAARDVFVNFRRYSKSIEKISVAKRSALSSAADDDCSRELRDKLAQVRTLEEMVDKENGRNENYRLCVELEKSAARKSRCNAIAGSSPNICVQNGETWKSFTCSRFVRNFS